From Spirosoma aerolatum, one genomic window encodes:
- a CDS encoding helix-turn-helix transcriptional regulator gives MSINDKIKQILIDKNLTPSYFADEIGVQRSSISHILSGRNRPSFDIIQKIIRRFPELGYEWIMEEDAYGSSTMNQPSTHSNRIGNSARPATDRVPNGQPSFYSYGSQPSVRSQRTEIPPVSQHLQTVAEPADSVVEPIISSSMSTDKKVERILIFYTDGSFKEYTPSA, from the coding sequence ATGAGCATAAATGACAAGATTAAACAGATTCTTATCGATAAGAATTTAACACCTTCGTATTTCGCCGATGAGATCGGTGTCCAACGATCAAGTATCTCACATATTCTGTCGGGTAGAAATCGCCCTAGCTTCGATATTATTCAAAAAATAATTCGTCGTTTCCCAGAGTTAGGCTATGAGTGGATTATGGAAGAGGATGCCTACGGTTCGTCTACAATGAATCAGCCCTCAACCCATAGTAATCGAATTGGCAATTCAGCACGACCAGCTACTGACCGAGTTCCGAACGGACAACCTTCGTTTTATTCGTATGGGAGCCAACCCTCTGTACGTTCTCAACGAACCGAAATTCCTCCTGTTTCCCAACATTTACAAACTGTAGCTGAACCAGCTGACTCAGTTGTAGAACCTATCATTTCTAGTAGTATGTCAACTGATAAGAAAGTTGAGCGTATTCTAATCTTTTACACGGATGGATCATTTAAAGAGTATACCCCCTCAGCATAA
- the trmB gene encoding tRNA (guanosine(46)-N7)-methyltransferase TrmB, whose amino-acid sequence MTRRKTHRFLQNAESSNVIEAGKPLYKTIRGNWGSEYFRNDNPIVLELACGKGEYTVGLGQAYRNTNFIGVDIKGDRIARGSKAAQLLGLTNVAFLRTDINFLQEFFEAGEVAEIWITFPDPQPRPKQEKHRLTHPRFLTIYKQLLKPGGTLHLKTDNPELFAYSVEQVNANGATDLQFTTDLYKSPLNRIHIGIKTKYEELFHNKGFTINYLQCKMGVI is encoded by the coding sequence GTGACACGACGAAAAACGCACCGCTTTCTGCAAAATGCCGAAAGCTCAAATGTTATTGAAGCTGGTAAACCCCTGTATAAAACGATTCGTGGAAACTGGGGATCCGAGTATTTCAGGAACGACAATCCGATTGTATTGGAGCTGGCCTGTGGTAAGGGCGAGTATACAGTAGGGCTGGGACAGGCGTACCGAAACACTAATTTTATTGGGGTAGATATAAAAGGGGATCGAATTGCGAGAGGCTCTAAGGCAGCTCAACTACTTGGCTTAACGAACGTCGCGTTTTTACGAACCGATATAAATTTTCTACAGGAATTTTTTGAAGCAGGAGAGGTAGCTGAAATCTGGATAACGTTTCCGGATCCTCAGCCACGGCCGAAGCAGGAGAAACATCGATTGACACATCCCCGTTTCTTAACGATCTATAAACAGCTTTTAAAACCGGGTGGAACGTTACATTTAAAAACAGATAATCCAGAATTATTTGCCTACAGCGTAGAGCAGGTCAACGCGAATGGTGCTACTGATTTACAATTTACAACTGACTTATATAAATCACCGCTAAATAGAATTCACATCGGTATAAAGACGAAATACGAAGAACTTTTTCACAATAAAGGATTTACTATTAACTATTTACAATGCAAAATGGGCGTGATTTAA
- the gap gene encoding type I glyceraldehyde-3-phosphate dehydrogenase, with the protein MKKIRVAINGFGRIGRLSFRRLLEKENIEVVAINDLTDNATLAHLLKYDSVHGKFTGEVSSDSESLTVNGQRIHAYAERDPKNLPWSELEIDVVLESTGRFVDEAGAGMHLQAGAKKVVISAPAKGNIPTVVLGVNDDTLTGEETIISNASCTTNCLAPMAKVLDDVFGIEKGYMTTIHAYTADQNLQDAPHSDLRRARAAALSIVPTSTGAAKAVGLVLPQLKGKLDGNALRVPTPDGSLTDLTVILKKPASIEEINNAIKEASESSLKGILEYTTDQIVSIDIVGNPHSCIFDSKLTAVNGNLAKVVGWYDNEYGYSSRVADLMEKLF; encoded by the coding sequence ATGAAAAAAATACGCGTTGCTATTAATGGCTTCGGTCGTATCGGACGGTTATCGTTCAGACGGCTTCTGGAAAAGGAAAACATCGAAGTAGTCGCTATTAACGATTTAACTGATAATGCGACCCTGGCCCATCTGCTAAAATATGATTCCGTTCATGGAAAATTCACGGGTGAAGTCTCTTCCGATAGTGAAAGCTTAACAGTTAACGGACAACGTATTCATGCCTATGCTGAGCGTGATCCTAAAAATCTCCCCTGGAGTGAATTAGAAATTGATGTCGTGCTGGAGTCAACAGGACGATTCGTCGATGAAGCGGGGGCGGGCATGCACTTACAGGCTGGCGCTAAAAAAGTAGTGATTTCAGCACCAGCTAAAGGTAACATCCCAACCGTTGTATTAGGCGTAAATGATGACACGCTAACGGGTGAAGAAACAATCATCTCGAACGCGTCATGTACCACAAACTGTTTGGCCCCAATGGCCAAAGTACTTGATGATGTATTCGGTATCGAAAAAGGATACATGACGACCATTCACGCATACACTGCCGACCAGAACTTACAGGACGCTCCCCACTCCGATTTACGTCGGGCTCGGGCAGCAGCCTTGTCAATTGTTCCTACCTCTACGGGAGCAGCAAAAGCGGTTGGATTGGTTTTGCCACAATTAAAAGGGAAGCTGGACGGCAACGCACTCCGCGTACCAACACCAGATGGCTCACTCACTGACCTGACCGTAATTTTGAAAAAACCAGCCTCCATAGAGGAAATTAACAACGCGATCAAAGAAGCTTCAGAATCCTCGCTAAAAGGAATTCTGGAATATACTACCGATCAAATTGTATCGATCGATATCGTCGGCAATCCTCACTCCTGCATCTTCGATTCAAAATTGACAGCCGTCAATGGCAATCTCGCAAAGGTGGTTGGCTGGTACGATAACGAGTATGGTTACTCGAGCCGGGTTGCCGACTTGATGGAGAAACTATTCTAA
- a CDS encoding DinB family protein — protein MEDRRYPIGPFSPQSTYTSDELSTILSTIADSPAQYQAITSTLTPDDLTKTYRAGSWTVQQLIHHVSDIQFLHFFRMKKALTESDYTTLTLIDMDAWANTTDVTTASIDGSIRMLEGITPRYVRLGQTLTDAQLAIQYYHPVREYWINQAQALAMSAWHLQHHLAHIRLALPTT, from the coding sequence ATGGAAGACCGCAGGTATCCAATCGGCCCCTTCAGCCCTCAATCAACCTACACATCCGATGAACTGAGTACCATCCTGTCGACAATTGCCGACAGTCCGGCCCAGTATCAGGCTATTACCTCTACCCTCACCCCGGATGACCTGACCAAAACCTATCGGGCAGGAAGCTGGACCGTACAGCAATTGATTCATCACGTGTCCGATATTCAATTCCTTCATTTCTTTCGCATGAAAAAGGCCCTGACCGAATCGGATTATACGACCCTAACTCTGATCGACATGGATGCCTGGGCCAATACTACAGATGTTACCACAGCCTCCATCGACGGTTCGATTCGTATGCTGGAAGGAATTACCCCTCGCTACGTACGGCTGGGGCAAACGCTGACAGATGCGCAACTAGCTATTCAGTATTACCATCCGGTACGGGAGTATTGGATCAACCAGGCTCAGGCGCTGGCTATGTCGGCCTGGCACCTTCAGCATCACCTCGCGCATATCCGACTAGCGCTGCCAACCACTTAA
- a CDS encoding bifunctional folylpolyglutamate synthase/dihydrofolate synthase, giving the protein MQYTEAIDYLYSRLPVFHRIGPKAIKPGLGNTLALCEALGNPHQQFRSIHVGGTNGKGSTSHMLAAIYQSAGYRVGLYTSPHLQSFTERIRLNGQPIPEADVAAFVERYQGVIESIEPSFFEATVAMAFDYFAHQQVDLAIIEVGLGGRLDSTNVITPLVSVITNIGYDHTDILGDTLPQIAGEKAGIIKPGVPVVIGETHPDTQAVFMKKASEQKAPLVFADQAYTVMDEGILNGYRQVAIRTNADERPENYELDLLGAYQLHNLPTALATVSVLQSIFPVSVSSIRRALAAVSVLTGLKGRFQTVRQQPRVIADTAHNQPGLEALFETIRSLAFDTLRIVLGVVADKDRTKVLEVVPPSAVYYFCQAHTPRALPAEVLQTEAAAVGRRGNAYADVNLALAAALEESSPHDLILITGSNYTIAELVDLG; this is encoded by the coding sequence ATGCAGTACACGGAAGCGATCGACTATCTCTATAGTCGGCTCCCAGTTTTTCACCGGATAGGTCCCAAAGCCATCAAGCCCGGTTTGGGTAATACCCTGGCGCTTTGCGAAGCCCTGGGGAACCCGCATCAGCAGTTTCGTAGTATTCACGTAGGGGGCACCAACGGCAAAGGCAGCACGTCCCATATGCTGGCGGCTATCTATCAATCGGCTGGTTACCGCGTGGGTTTGTATACTTCGCCCCACCTGCAATCGTTCACAGAACGCATCCGGCTCAACGGGCAACCGATTCCGGAAGCCGACGTGGCCGCGTTCGTGGAGCGGTATCAAGGGGTAATCGAATCCATCGAACCGTCGTTTTTTGAAGCGACGGTCGCTATGGCCTTTGACTATTTTGCCCACCAGCAGGTCGATCTGGCTATTATTGAAGTGGGGTTGGGCGGTCGGCTCGATTCCACGAATGTCATCACCCCACTGGTGTCCGTCATTACCAACATCGGATATGACCATACGGATATTCTGGGCGATACCCTTCCTCAAATAGCTGGGGAAAAAGCGGGGATCATTAAACCGGGGGTTCCGGTAGTGATTGGCGAAACGCACCCCGACACGCAGGCTGTGTTTATGAAAAAGGCCAGTGAGCAAAAGGCTCCTCTTGTATTTGCCGATCAGGCCTATACGGTGATGGACGAAGGTATTCTGAATGGGTATCGGCAGGTAGCGATCAGGACCAATGCCGATGAACGACCGGAAAACTATGAACTCGATTTACTGGGTGCTTACCAATTGCATAATCTCCCTACTGCCCTGGCCACGGTTTCTGTGCTGCAATCCATCTTTCCAGTTTCTGTTTCGTCCATACGGCGGGCCCTCGCTGCGGTTAGCGTACTGACTGGATTAAAGGGACGGTTTCAAACGGTACGTCAGCAACCCCGTGTTATTGCCGACACTGCCCATAATCAGCCGGGTCTGGAAGCCCTTTTCGAAACCATTCGTAGTCTTGCCTTCGACACTCTACGGATTGTATTGGGGGTAGTGGCCGATAAAGATCGGACTAAAGTCCTGGAGGTGGTACCGCCGTCAGCCGTCTATTATTTTTGTCAGGCTCATACACCCCGTGCGCTTCCGGCTGAGGTGCTACAGACCGAAGCGGCTGCTGTTGGGCGACGGGGGAATGCATATGCCGATGTGAACCTGGCGTTAGCGGCTGCTCTGGAGGAATCGTCGCCCCATGACCTGATCCTGATCACTGGTAGTAACTATACCATTGCCGAATTGGTGGATTTAGGATAG
- the gyrA gene encoding DNA gyrase subunit A produces MADENPDLESPSNIIPINIEDEMRGAYIDYSMSVIISRALPDVRDGLKPVHRRVLFGMAELGVSYNKPHKKSARIVGEVLGKYHPHGDSSVYDTMVRMAQDWSLRYPLVDGQGNFGSIDGDSPAAMRYTEARLKRIAEELLNDIYKETVDFQPNFDDSLEEPTVLPAKLPNLLLNGSSGIAVGMATNMAPHNLTEVVDGIIAYLENTDITVEELMQYVKAPDFPTGATIYGMEGVKSAFKTGRGRVVIRANATIEENKGKTQIIVTDVPYMVNKAVMLEKTAELINEKKIEGITAFRDESDRDGLRVVYDLRKDAIPNVVLNNLYKHTALQSSFSINNVALVKGRPMLLNLKDMMKYYVEHRFDVVTRRTQYELREAEKRAHILEGLLIALDNIDAVINLIRSSRDPEIARTGLMEQFSLSDVQAKAILEMRLQRLTGLERDKLQQEYDELMKEIAELRAILASEERKREVIKGELIDIRARYGDERRTQINPLGDGNISDLSLIADEDMVITISHEGYIKRTPTTEYRSQGRGGVGAKAAVTKEEDFTEHLFTATMHNTLMAFTQKGRLYWVPVHVLPEGSRISKGRPLANFINIESDDKVRAVINVTDLKNEDYINNNYIVMCTRQGTIKKTMLEAFSRPRQNGIIAITVDEDDQLIGVCMTNGDNDIVIASSAGKAVRFHESRVRPMGRTAAGVRGISLDEEDTTDHVIGMVCIDSQQAQLLVVSEKGYGKRSEIDEYRITNRGAKGVGTLKVTEKVGRLVAILDVEDADDLMIINKSGIAIRTPVADISVIGRNTQGVRLISLRDGDEISSVTKIKQEEGEEDSTTPSEPETDVTE; encoded by the coding sequence ATGGCGGACGAAAATCCCGACCTCGAATCTCCCAGTAACATCATTCCTATTAACATTGAGGACGAAATGCGCGGTGCCTATATCGATTATTCGATGTCGGTTATTATTTCCCGTGCCCTTCCCGACGTGCGTGACGGGCTGAAGCCGGTACACCGCCGGGTGTTGTTCGGAATGGCAGAACTGGGTGTTAGTTACAACAAGCCCCACAAAAAATCAGCGCGTATTGTCGGGGAAGTGCTGGGTAAATACCACCCCCACGGTGATTCCTCGGTATACGATACCATGGTACGGATGGCGCAGGACTGGTCGCTCCGGTATCCGCTGGTCGATGGGCAAGGAAACTTTGGCTCTATTGATGGCGACTCACCGGCGGCTATGCGGTATACCGAAGCCCGGTTGAAGCGGATTGCCGAAGAACTGCTGAACGACATATACAAAGAAACGGTTGATTTTCAACCAAACTTCGACGATTCGCTCGAAGAGCCGACCGTTTTGCCGGCAAAATTACCCAATCTGCTGCTCAACGGTTCCTCGGGAATTGCGGTCGGTATGGCTACCAACATGGCCCCGCATAACCTGACCGAAGTGGTCGATGGAATCATTGCCTATCTGGAAAATACGGACATCACCGTTGAGGAACTGATGCAGTACGTGAAAGCCCCTGATTTTCCGACTGGTGCGACCATCTATGGCATGGAAGGGGTGAAGTCAGCCTTCAAAACGGGCCGTGGCCGGGTTGTTATCCGGGCCAATGCGACCATTGAAGAAAACAAGGGCAAAACCCAGATCATTGTGACAGATGTGCCATACATGGTCAACAAGGCGGTAATGCTCGAAAAAACGGCTGAGCTCATCAACGAGAAGAAGATTGAAGGTATCACCGCTTTCCGGGACGAATCGGATCGGGATGGACTGCGGGTTGTGTATGATCTGCGTAAGGATGCCATCCCCAATGTAGTCCTGAACAACCTCTATAAGCATACGGCTCTGCAATCGTCGTTCAGCATCAACAACGTCGCCCTGGTGAAAGGCCGCCCGATGCTGCTGAATCTGAAGGATATGATGAAATACTACGTCGAACACCGATTCGATGTGGTAACCCGCCGGACCCAGTACGAACTCCGGGAAGCTGAAAAGCGGGCGCATATTCTGGAAGGGCTGTTGATTGCGCTTGATAATATCGATGCGGTTATCAATCTGATTCGTTCCTCGCGCGACCCGGAAATTGCCCGGACGGGTCTGATGGAGCAGTTTTCGTTAAGCGATGTGCAGGCCAAAGCCATCCTGGAAATGCGTCTGCAACGGCTGACTGGCCTGGAACGGGACAAGCTACAGCAGGAGTACGATGAGCTGATGAAGGAGATTGCCGAACTGCGTGCGATTCTGGCCAGCGAAGAGCGGAAGCGGGAAGTAATCAAAGGCGAACTGATCGACATCCGTGCCCGCTATGGTGATGAACGCCGGACGCAGATTAATCCGCTTGGCGATGGTAATATTAGTGACCTGTCGCTGATTGCCGATGAGGACATGGTCATTACCATTTCGCATGAGGGCTATATCAAGCGGACGCCAACTACCGAGTACCGGTCGCAGGGACGCGGTGGGGTAGGTGCGAAAGCGGCTGTTACTAAAGAAGAGGATTTCACGGAGCACCTGTTCACGGCGACCATGCACAACACCCTGATGGCGTTTACCCAGAAGGGACGATTATACTGGGTGCCCGTGCATGTACTACCCGAAGGATCAAGGATATCGAAAGGACGGCCCCTGGCCAACTTTATCAATATCGAGTCTGACGATAAAGTGCGGGCGGTGATCAACGTGACCGACCTTAAGAATGAGGATTACATCAACAATAACTACATTGTGATGTGTACACGGCAGGGGACGATCAAGAAAACCATGCTTGAAGCCTTCTCCCGGCCCCGCCAGAACGGCATCATCGCCATTACAGTCGATGAAGACGACCAACTGATCGGGGTATGTATGACCAATGGCGATAACGATATTGTGATTGCGTCGAGTGCGGGGAAAGCGGTTCGATTCCACGAAAGCCGTGTCCGGCCGATGGGTCGTACAGCCGCTGGCGTGCGGGGAATTTCGCTGGATGAAGAGGATACAACCGATCATGTGATCGGTATGGTATGCATCGACTCGCAGCAGGCGCAATTGCTGGTCGTATCCGAGAAAGGCTATGGCAAGCGTTCCGAGATCGATGAATACCGCATTACCAACCGGGGTGCAAAAGGGGTCGGTACACTGAAGGTCACCGAGAAAGTAGGTCGACTGGTAGCGATTCTGGATGTGGAAGATGCCGACGATCTGATGATCATTAACAAATCGGGAATTGCCATCCGAACCCCGGTAGCGGATATCAGTGTCATCGGACGAAATACGCAGGGCGTTCGGCTGATTAGTCTGCGTGATGGGGATGAAATCTCGTCGGTTACCAAAATTAAACAGGAAGAAGGAGAGGAGGATAGTACCACTCCCTCTGAACCTGAAACGGATGTTACTGAATAA
- a CDS encoding tetratricopeptide repeat protein has protein sequence MKQVLVILLACSLTSVGVRAQQGNAVDAAMLDNLKKEKEKSDKDITDAKAGAKASTWMDRAKTYQNIAAGGNIKIDSAAASTAYEAYKKVIELDKDKKGGPGKLAKEAEEALKSPNLYSAFMQQGVAKFQAKNFPDAIKAMSMAGEINPKDTLAPLYTAIAAQQVKDNATAKTQLEKYIAGGGKDAAIYGSLAMLYSADNEVDKAIAALDKGIALAPANKDLANEKINIMLRTNRMDDAIASMKQMIEKDPNNVQNLVNLSIVYNNIGRKADEDVKKLESTTKKSGNSAKQLADAKSIVDAYNSEITRLTAAIKKSPKPELKRQLADVQSKLATQKTEVTRLEAEAKEAAANAAANAGNESKLAELKKVVADNKALEKQYLEKALAVDANNYDANFNMAVWLFNDAVNLKNTVDKMDMTEYSKNGKEMDGRVCGKFKAALPYFQKAKSIKDEAEVTENLTNTENILKQYEEKKITCIESK, from the coding sequence ATGAAACAAGTTCTGGTAATTCTCCTCGCGTGCAGCCTGACATCTGTAGGCGTTCGCGCCCAGCAAGGCAATGCCGTTGATGCAGCTATGCTGGATAACCTTAAAAAAGAAAAGGAAAAAAGTGACAAGGATATAACCGATGCCAAGGCAGGAGCGAAGGCCAGCACCTGGATGGATCGCGCAAAAACATATCAGAATATTGCTGCGGGTGGCAATATCAAGATCGATTCAGCAGCTGCGTCGACAGCCTACGAAGCCTACAAAAAAGTAATTGAACTGGACAAGGATAAAAAAGGTGGTCCAGGTAAATTAGCTAAAGAAGCAGAAGAGGCTCTGAAAAGCCCGAACCTGTACAGTGCCTTTATGCAGCAGGGGGTAGCTAAGTTTCAAGCCAAGAATTTCCCTGATGCCATTAAAGCGATGTCGATGGCTGGAGAGATCAATCCGAAAGATACACTGGCCCCATTGTATACCGCTATTGCTGCCCAGCAGGTAAAAGATAATGCAACGGCAAAAACGCAATTGGAGAAATACATTGCCGGTGGGGGCAAGGATGCTGCTATCTATGGCTCGCTCGCTATGTTATATAGTGCCGATAACGAAGTAGATAAGGCGATTGCGGCATTAGATAAAGGGATTGCGCTGGCTCCAGCCAATAAGGATCTGGCAAACGAGAAAATTAACATCATGTTGCGTACTAACCGGATGGACGATGCCATTGCCAGCATGAAGCAAATGATCGAAAAAGATCCGAACAATGTACAAAACCTAGTGAATCTGTCGATTGTCTATAACAACATCGGCCGTAAAGCTGATGAAGATGTTAAGAAGTTGGAAAGTACAACCAAGAAATCAGGGAATAGTGCCAAACAACTGGCCGACGCGAAAAGTATCGTTGACGCTTACAATTCGGAAATAACCCGGTTAACGGCTGCTATCAAGAAATCGCCCAAGCCTGAATTGAAACGGCAACTAGCGGATGTTCAGAGTAAACTGGCTACCCAAAAAACGGAAGTTACCCGTCTGGAAGCCGAGGCTAAAGAAGCGGCTGCTAATGCGGCTGCCAACGCAGGTAATGAAAGTAAGCTGGCTGAACTGAAGAAGGTAGTAGCTGATAACAAAGCGCTGGAAAAGCAGTACCTGGAAAAAGCCCTGGCTGTGGATGCCAATAACTACGATGCTAATTTTAACATGGCAGTCTGGTTATTCAACGATGCCGTGAATCTGAAGAATACCGTCGATAAGATGGATATGACTGAGTATAGCAAAAATGGTAAAGAGATGGATGGCCGGGTTTGTGGTAAGTTCAAAGCGGCTCTGCCATATTTCCAGAAAGCGAAGTCGATTAAAGATGAGGCTGAAGTAACGGAGAACCTGACGAATACAGAAAATATTTTAAAGCAGTACGAAGAGAAAAAGATCACCTGCATCGAAAGCAAGTAG
- the menD gene encoding 2-succinyl-5-enolpyruvyl-6-hydroxy-3-cyclohexene-1-carboxylic-acid synthase, which yields MPVLQPIVNIAELLSQKGISDVIVSPGSRSAPLTLAVARHPQLQVRVMADERSAGFVALGIAQQTRRPVAVICTSGSAVYNLAPAVAEAYFQQVPLLLLTADRPHEWLHQQDGQTIDQIGIFRNQVKRSYDLPADYTHPDARWAIERSLNEAVTLCQLEPAGPVHVNVPLREPFYPKADESFAFERVRLIDTLLATPTLAPETWHRLQAEWEQSSRILIAVGQLPPNPALRSVLTQITDEWGIPVVGEIISNLADNGQFITHTDTMLASLDDEQANALRPDLLITLGGSFLTRNLKTFFRNYPARRHWHIQPTVDRVTDGFQSLTTLIPSEPTAFLEKLFADIDYQRFLQGDDEDDERQFLHHWQAFDRKAARLVAGVLAQPDQPLTDWSAVQSVLEQLPPNSILHLANSMPVRYANLCGLTARQGIQVAANRGVSGIDGCLSTALGAALKTDQILTLLIGDVAFFYDRNALWSAPIPNNLRIVLLNNDGGHIFRIIDGPSRQPELETYFETPHGYTARNTAADASLHYEACATREELESLLPAFFQSGNRARLLEITTDKLANQAQFLHYKTQNSNKLIL from the coding sequence ATGCCCGTTCTTCAGCCTATCGTTAACATCGCTGAACTGCTTTCTCAAAAAGGAATTTCCGATGTGATCGTTTCGCCGGGCTCCCGTTCCGCTCCGTTAACCCTGGCCGTTGCCCGACATCCACAGTTACAGGTTCGGGTCATGGCCGATGAACGGTCGGCAGGGTTTGTAGCGTTGGGGATTGCTCAGCAGACTCGTCGACCGGTTGCCGTTATCTGTACATCAGGCAGTGCTGTATATAATCTGGCGCCCGCTGTAGCCGAAGCGTATTTTCAACAGGTGCCTCTCCTATTGCTGACCGCCGACCGACCCCACGAATGGCTACACCAGCAGGATGGGCAGACCATTGACCAGATCGGCATTTTTAGGAATCAGGTAAAGCGAAGTTATGACCTCCCGGCCGATTATACCCATCCCGATGCCCGATGGGCTATTGAACGATCCCTGAACGAGGCCGTAACGCTCTGTCAGCTGGAACCTGCCGGACCCGTGCATGTGAATGTCCCATTGCGGGAGCCTTTCTACCCAAAAGCGGATGAATCGTTCGCGTTTGAACGGGTACGGCTCATTGACACCCTACTCGCTACACCTACCTTAGCCCCCGAAACCTGGCATCGGCTACAGGCCGAGTGGGAACAAAGCAGTCGCATCCTGATTGCCGTTGGACAACTTCCCCCAAATCCGGCTTTACGGTCTGTGTTGACCCAAATTACCGACGAATGGGGAATTCCCGTGGTGGGCGAGATCATCAGCAATCTGGCAGACAATGGGCAGTTTATTACCCATACCGACACGATGCTGGCGAGTCTGGATGACGAGCAGGCCAATGCGCTACGCCCCGATCTACTCATCACGCTCGGCGGTTCGTTCCTGACCCGAAATCTGAAAACCTTCTTTCGGAACTACCCCGCCCGTCGACACTGGCACATCCAGCCAACCGTTGATCGGGTTACCGATGGCTTCCAGAGCCTGACAACCCTCATCCCCAGCGAACCAACGGCTTTTCTGGAAAAACTATTCGCCGATATTGACTACCAGCGCTTTCTTCAGGGGGATGATGAGGACGACGAGCGTCAGTTTCTACACCATTGGCAGGCTTTTGACCGAAAGGCCGCGAGGCTTGTAGCAGGCGTTCTGGCTCAACCCGATCAGCCCCTTACCGACTGGTCGGCGGTTCAGAGCGTTCTGGAACAGCTCCCCCCTAATTCCATTCTACACCTGGCCAATAGCATGCCTGTACGCTATGCCAATCTCTGTGGACTAACCGCTCGACAGGGCATTCAGGTAGCGGCTAACCGGGGGGTCAGTGGTATTGATGGGTGTCTGAGTACGGCATTAGGTGCTGCGCTCAAAACCGATCAGATCCTCACCCTGCTTATTGGGGATGTGGCCTTTTTCTATGACCGAAACGCACTCTGGTCGGCCCCTATCCCTAATAACCTGCGGATTGTTTTATTGAATAATGACGGTGGGCATATTTTTCGGATTATCGACGGCCCCAGCCGCCAGCCCGAACTGGAAACCTACTTCGAAACTCCGCATGGATACACGGCCCGGAATACCGCTGCCGACGCTAGCCTTCACTACGAGGCCTGTGCGACACGAGAGGAATTAGAGTCGCTCCTCCCCGCTTTTTTTCAATCGGGTAATCGGGCCCGACTCCTGGAGATCACGACCGATAAGCTGGCAAACCAGGCCCAGTTTCTGCACTATAAAACCCAAAACAGTAATAAACTAATACTATAG
- a CDS encoding 2,3,4,5-tetrahydropyridine-2,6-dicarboxylate N-succinyltransferase: MIAEIERIWANRELLANPESTNLVREVIKKLDSGELRVATPPTIDGGSWTVNEWVKKAILLYFISQQMTPQEVGIFAYNDKIPLKTNFADVKVRVVPPAVARYGSYQAPGVILMPSYVNIGAYVDERTMVDTWATVGSCAQIGKDVHLSGGVGIGGVLEPPQAAPVIIEDGAFIGSRCIVVEGAHIGKQAVLGAGVTITGSSKIIDVTGANPVEYKGFVPANSVVIPGSYAKQFPAGEYHVPCAIIIGQRKPSTDLKTSLNDALRENNVSV; encoded by the coding sequence ATGATTGCAGAAATTGAACGTATATGGGCTAATCGTGAGCTATTAGCGAATCCAGAATCTACCAACCTGGTACGGGAGGTAATAAAAAAATTAGATAGCGGGGAGCTCCGCGTTGCAACTCCGCCAACGATTGATGGAGGAAGCTGGACTGTCAATGAATGGGTAAAAAAAGCTATTTTACTTTATTTTATCAGTCAGCAAATGACTCCTCAGGAAGTGGGGATTTTTGCCTACAATGATAAGATTCCACTAAAAACGAACTTTGCCGACGTTAAGGTTCGGGTAGTGCCACCAGCCGTTGCTCGCTACGGATCGTATCAGGCACCTGGCGTTATCCTTATGCCTTCCTATGTCAATATTGGGGCCTACGTTGATGAGCGCACAATGGTCGATACCTGGGCAACTGTCGGAAGTTGTGCCCAAATTGGGAAAGACGTCCATCTTAGTGGGGGAGTGGGTATAGGTGGTGTATTAGAACCCCCTCAGGCTGCACCTGTTATTATCGAAGATGGGGCATTTATTGGCTCTCGGTGTATAGTTGTCGAGGGGGCTCATATTGGCAAACAAGCTGTACTGGGTGCTGGTGTTACGATAACCGGCTCATCTAAAATTATTGATGTGACGGGTGCTAATCCTGTCGAATATAAGGGATTTGTTCCTGCTAACTCCGTGGTGATTCCTGGTAGCTATGCTAAACAGTTTCCTGCCGGTGAATATCATGTTCCCTGTGCCATTATAATTGGCCAGCGTAAACCATCGACTGATTTAAAAACGTCTTTGAATGATGCATTGCGTGAAAACAATGTATCTGTATAA